A region of the bacterium BMS3Abin11 genome:
TGATGTTGAAAACATTTAAACCATAATAATTACATCCAGCAGACTGTCAAACTTATCATGATTTTTGCTATTGCAAAAAGTCGCACCAAATATGCCAGCCGCTGATACAAGCGTTATAAGGCAAAAGACGTAGTGCAATAATGAAAGTTGTCTTACTACCAGGATTAGATGGAACAGGGATTTTATTTAAACCATTAACTGACGCTTTATCAAAAGATATAGATACGATGGTTATATCATATCCTCCAGATTTAAATATGAGCTATCGAGAATTAGTAGAGTTTGTTATGGGCCAACTTCCCAAAGAAGAATTTATCTTAGTTGGGGAGTCATTTTCTGGGCCTATTGCATATCAGATAGCATTACTTAAACCAAAGACTATTAAATCGGTAATATTTGTAGCAACCTTTCTCGAGAATCCACGGCGGTATTTTCTAAATTTATCCAGATTACTTCCAAAGAATTTTATTCTGACAATGCCTATACCGGATTTTATCGTGAGATATTTCATATTGGGTTCGGCTGTAGACAGGCAGGTTATAAATTTATACAAACAAACGATAAAAAAAAGATCACCAAGCGTCCTTTCGTTTAGGCTAAATGAAATAAGTAAACTTTCGGCAAGTAAGGAACCATGTGATTTAAGAGCAATATACATACAGGCAACGAATGATTTGCTGGTTCCAGGTTCATGTGTGGAGGTATTTAAAAAAGTGTTTAAAAGATTAAATGTATTTCGTGTAAGAGGCTCTCATTTTATACTACAAACAAACCCAATAGCTTGTGCGGAAATCATAGAAAATGAAATACGCTTTATAACAGGGCAGTCAACCATTTCCATGGTTTGTCACGACTGCAAAGGATTATAAAAT
Encoded here:
- a CDS encoding alpha/beta hydrolase family protein, producing the protein MKVVLLPGLDGTGILFKPLTDALSKDIDTMVISYPPDLNMSYRELVEFVMGQLPKEEFILVGESFSGPIAYQIALLKPKTIKSVIFVATFLENPRRYFLNLSRLLPKNFILTMPIPDFIVRYFILGSAVDRQVINLYKQTIKKRSPSVLSFRLNEISKLSASKEPCDLRAIYIQATNDLLVPGSCVEVFKKVFKRLNVFRVRGSHFILQTNPIACAEIIENEIRFITGQSTISMVCHDCKGL